A genomic region of Salinibacterium sp. NK8237 contains the following coding sequences:
- a CDS encoding CarD family transcriptional regulator → MLFEVGETVVYPHHGAATITEVKKRTIKGEEKVYLKLNVTQGDLTIEVPAENVDLVGVRDVIGREGLDAVFEVLRAPFTEEPTNWSRRYKANLEKLASGDVIKVSEVVRDLWRRDQDRGLSAGEKRMLAKARQILISELALAEKTDEDKASLVLDEVLAS, encoded by the coding sequence ATGTTGTTTGAGGTCGGCGAGACAGTCGTTTATCCCCATCACGGTGCTGCAACCATCACCGAGGTGAAGAAGCGCACCATCAAGGGTGAAGAGAAAGTTTATCTCAAGCTCAATGTAACCCAGGGTGATCTCACCATCGAAGTGCCCGCAGAGAATGTTGATCTCGTGGGTGTTCGCGACGTTATTGGTCGCGAGGGTCTTGACGCTGTATTCGAGGTGCTTCGTGCACCGTTTACTGAAGAGCCCACCAACTGGTCACGCCGGTACAAGGCCAACCTTGAAAAACTCGCTTCTGGCGACGTCATCAAGGTTTCTGAAGTTGTTCGCGACCTCTGGCGTCGCGACCAAGACCGCGGTCTCTCCGCTGGAGAAAAGCGCATGCTTGCCAAGGCGCGTCAGATTCTGATCTCAGAGCTCGCTCTGGCAGAGAAGACTGACGAAGATAAGGCATCTCTTGTTCTTGACGAGGTTCTTGCTTCTTAA
- a CDS encoding SDR family NAD(P)-dependent oxidoreductase, with translation MGNTLQGASALVTGGGVGIGRAIAAGLVAEGARVALTYRSHAPEDSFLDELERVSGHRPLAIQLDATNEAEVESATAQVAAEFGAINILVNNVGGLVERSPIAGMSASLWDHVVAVNLDSLFLATRYALPLLAADGGRIINIASLAGRNGGHAGATAYATTKAGIFGFTRGLAKELGPTGTTVNAIAPGFIEATPFHDRFTSAASKAATIETIPVGRAGTPEDVASAATWLASPSASFVSGIVLDVNGAQYFG, from the coding sequence ATGGGAAACACTTTGCAGGGTGCATCCGCGCTGGTCACGGGAGGCGGCGTAGGAATCGGGCGAGCAATTGCTGCCGGATTGGTGGCAGAGGGCGCGCGCGTTGCCCTGACCTATCGTTCGCACGCGCCGGAGGACAGCTTCTTGGATGAGCTCGAGAGAGTGTCAGGGCACAGGCCGCTGGCTATTCAGCTCGACGCCACGAACGAGGCTGAGGTCGAATCCGCGACCGCGCAGGTCGCTGCAGAGTTCGGTGCGATCAATATTCTTGTCAACAACGTTGGTGGGCTCGTTGAGCGGTCACCGATCGCAGGGATGAGTGCCAGCCTCTGGGACCACGTTGTCGCGGTGAATCTCGACAGCCTGTTTTTGGCCACCAGATACGCACTGCCACTCCTAGCGGCGGATGGCGGCAGAATCATTAACATCGCGTCACTGGCCGGTCGCAATGGTGGCCATGCGGGCGCGACCGCCTACGCCACGACAAAAGCTGGCATCTTTGGGTTCACACGCGGGCTGGCGAAAGAGCTGGGGCCGACCGGAACGACGGTGAATGCAATTGCCCCAGGATTCATCGAAGCAACACCATTTCACGACCGCTTTACCTCGGCCGCTTCCAAAGCAGCAACCATCGAGACCATTCCGGTTGGTCGCGCCGGCACCCCAGAAGACGTCGCCTCGGCGGCGACGTGGTTGGCCAGCCCCTCAGCCAGCTTCGTCAGCGGCATTGTTCTCGATGTCAACGGCGCGCAGTACTTCGGCTAG
- the ispD gene encoding 2-C-methyl-D-erythritol 4-phosphate cytidylyltransferase, translated as MSTTFGPRVAVIVVGAGSGTRLGRSEPKAFVPVAGRPILSRALEPVFAMAESVQVIVTVPAGFVDAAEQLVAHMAGTGTSDVDIDVIVGGATRQESVAAALALLKPSVDVVLVHDAARPFTPTAIFDSVVAQVRVSGAGALPGLAVTDTIKRTDPGGQILETVDRSELTAVQTPQGFPRAQLVAAHEGASDEFTDDAAAVAAAGHPVTVIAGDPLSFKITTEWDLRRAEQLMMTPADFDIRVGSGTDVHAYDATKPLWLAGLHWPDEVGLRGHSDGDVVSHAICDALLSAANLGDLGSVFGTSDPTFAAAHGDVFLREALRLVREAGFEVGNVTVQIVGNHPIVSRRRAEAESFLSGILGATVSVAGTTTDALGFTGRGEGVAAIATALIRARN; from the coding sequence ATGAGTACCACTTTTGGACCCCGCGTTGCTGTCATCGTTGTGGGGGCTGGCAGCGGAACTCGACTCGGCCGCAGCGAGCCAAAAGCGTTCGTGCCCGTCGCAGGGCGACCGATTTTGAGTCGAGCCCTCGAACCAGTTTTCGCGATGGCGGAATCGGTTCAGGTGATCGTTACCGTGCCAGCGGGTTTTGTCGACGCTGCGGAGCAGCTGGTCGCTCACATGGCGGGCACAGGCACGAGCGACGTCGACATCGACGTCATCGTTGGTGGCGCAACGCGTCAAGAGTCGGTTGCCGCAGCGCTTGCGCTACTCAAACCCTCCGTGGATGTTGTGCTCGTGCACGATGCAGCGCGCCCCTTTACTCCCACCGCCATCTTCGACTCTGTAGTAGCGCAGGTGCGTGTATCCGGAGCGGGAGCCCTGCCAGGACTTGCCGTGACCGACACCATCAAGCGCACCGATCCTGGCGGTCAGATTCTGGAAACGGTCGATCGTTCCGAGCTGACCGCGGTGCAAACGCCCCAAGGTTTTCCCCGGGCACAACTTGTAGCCGCCCACGAGGGCGCTTCTGATGAGTTCACTGACGACGCAGCGGCCGTTGCGGCAGCCGGGCATCCGGTCACCGTCATCGCCGGCGACCCTCTTAGCTTCAAAATTACGACCGAGTGGGACCTGCGCCGAGCGGAGCAATTGATGATGACACCAGCTGATTTCGACATCCGAGTTGGTAGTGGCACTGATGTGCACGCCTACGACGCGACCAAACCACTGTGGCTTGCTGGTTTGCACTGGCCAGATGAAGTCGGACTGCGCGGACACAGCGACGGTGATGTCGTTTCGCATGCGATCTGTGACGCTCTGCTTTCGGCTGCGAATCTCGGCGATCTTGGCAGCGTATTCGGCACAAGTGATCCCACATTCGCGGCCGCCCACGGGGACGTGTTCTTGCGTGAGGCACTTCGACTGGTGCGGGAGGCAGGATTCGAGGTAGGAAACGTCACCGTTCAGATCGTGGGAAATCACCCCATCGTTTCGCGCCGTCGGGCCGAGGCGGAATCATTCCTGAGCGGCATCCTTGGCGCGACTGTGAGCGTCGCAGGAACAACGACCGATGCCCTCGGCTTCACGGGACGCGGCGAGGGAGTAGCGGCGATCGCTACCGCACTCATCCGGGCACGAAACTAG
- a CDS encoding carbohydrate ABC transporter permease, whose protein sequence is MSTSSIKDRPSTAADSSPAVRPAPVRARKKSWRSLHNLKQAGIFTALALGGILMTLPLVWVALSSLKKPSEILEVPVRWLPDNFFNFDNYVQLFAQYNFGQYIANSFIVTGIGIVTSLVIALLAAYAFAYYQFPFKEPIFLLVLALFMVPQEALVIPMFLMVSEAGLTNTYIGMALPDLFTVLGVYLLRQFMEGIPFSYVEAARVDGASELRILTRVITPMVAPAIVVFVIIKFMFTWNTFLWPLLVAQDEAMYTVTVGLVNFAGSEFNQWNLINAATMISMLPTIILFVTLQRFLVKGVALSGMK, encoded by the coding sequence ATGAGTACGTCATCGATCAAGGACCGCCCGTCGACCGCTGCCGACTCATCCCCGGCTGTGCGCCCCGCACCAGTTCGCGCTCGCAAGAAGTCGTGGCGCTCGCTTCATAATCTGAAGCAAGCAGGAATCTTTACTGCTCTGGCTCTTGGCGGCATCCTCATGACGCTGCCACTGGTCTGGGTAGCGCTGTCGTCACTCAAGAAACCGTCAGAAATTCTCGAAGTTCCTGTGCGCTGGCTGCCAGACAACTTCTTCAATTTTGACAACTATGTGCAGCTCTTTGCTCAGTACAACTTCGGGCAATACATCGCGAACTCTTTTATCGTGACCGGCATCGGTATCGTCACGAGCTTGGTCATCGCCCTGCTGGCGGCGTATGCCTTCGCGTACTACCAGTTCCCGTTCAAAGAGCCCATCTTTCTCTTAGTGCTCGCACTGTTCATGGTGCCCCAAGAGGCCCTCGTCATCCCGATGTTCCTGATGGTCTCTGAAGCGGGACTCACCAACACCTACATCGGCATGGCGCTACCAGACCTCTTCACTGTTCTCGGCGTCTACTTGCTCCGGCAGTTCATGGAGGGGATCCCCTTCAGCTACGTCGAAGCTGCCAGAGTGGATGGCGCAAGCGAGCTTCGCATTCTCACTCGCGTCATCACGCCCATGGTCGCTCCCGCGATCGTAGTTTTTGTGATCATCAAGTTCATGTTCACGTGGAACACGTTCCTGTGGCCATTGCTCGTCGCACAAGACGAAGCGATGTATACGGTCACTGTCGGCTTGGTGAACTTTGCCGGGTCGGAATTCAACCAGTGGAACCTCATCAATGCGGCCACCATGATCTCGATGCTGCCGACAATCATCCTCTTTGTCACTTTGCAGCGCTTCCTCGTGAAGGGCGTCGCCCTGAGCGGGATGAAATAG
- a CDS encoding RbsD/FucU domain-containing protein, translating to MITAPIIHPPILGALAAAGHKSTIMIADAHFAAATTSGSRATVAYLNFTAGAPLTTDVLATLAQMVPFERYTSMLTPEAIESPVCDEVKQILDADVPHDVLEREAFYDLIRSDNLILCIVTGDTRRFANILVTVGVNTQTTVS from the coding sequence GTGATTACCGCACCGATCATTCATCCACCTATTCTGGGCGCGCTCGCTGCTGCGGGGCATAAGTCCACCATCATGATTGCGGATGCGCACTTCGCTGCAGCGACGACGTCGGGCAGTCGGGCAACGGTGGCTTATTTGAACTTCACGGCGGGCGCCCCGCTCACCACTGATGTGCTCGCCACTCTGGCACAAATGGTTCCGTTCGAGCGCTACACGAGCATGCTGACGCCAGAGGCGATCGAGAGCCCGGTCTGCGACGAGGTCAAACAGATTCTGGATGCCGACGTGCCCCATGACGTGTTGGAGCGAGAAGCTTTCTACGATCTCATTCGCAGCGACAATCTCATCTTGTGCATCGTGACCGGTGATACTCGGCGATTCGCCAACATCCTCGTCACCGTTGGGGTGAATACTCAAACGACGGTATCGTGA
- a CDS encoding sugar-binding transcriptional regulator, translated as MRAATLYYLDGKSQAEVAQEIGVSRSNVSRVLADARKNGIVDIRINDPFGRAQNLEAQLVARYGLRECRVAPSTGADNQLSRVGALGAQWLIDNLPRNGGVALSWGSSVQAVVNEIPDDASHENIEVLPLVGGLSIVDSARDGNVLVRLLATKLGAQHRRLYAPAVVESRESREAFLREPSITGVLNASRRAKIAIVGVGNVGIGASGAIIESMNLSKTERSQFAASGAVGDCCTRFFDRDGKLVDSVVNDRVIAIDLEELGNIPTVVGVAAGAQKLEGTQAALTGGLFDVLVVDSELALALLGQS; from the coding sequence GTGAGGGCCGCCACTCTCTACTATCTCGACGGCAAATCACAAGCCGAGGTCGCCCAAGAGATTGGCGTCTCGCGATCGAACGTCTCGCGCGTTCTTGCCGACGCCCGCAAGAACGGCATTGTTGACATCCGCATCAACGACCCCTTTGGGCGCGCCCAGAACCTCGAAGCCCAACTCGTGGCCCGTTATGGGTTGCGCGAATGTCGCGTAGCGCCGAGCACTGGCGCCGATAACCAACTCTCTCGCGTCGGAGCACTCGGGGCGCAATGGCTCATCGACAACCTGCCTCGCAACGGCGGCGTTGCCCTCTCCTGGGGTTCAAGCGTGCAAGCTGTCGTCAATGAGATTCCGGATGACGCCTCCCACGAGAACATCGAAGTACTTCCCCTCGTCGGCGGGCTTTCTATCGTGGATTCCGCTCGCGACGGCAACGTTCTCGTGCGCTTGCTCGCCACCAAACTAGGAGCGCAACACCGCCGCCTTTACGCCCCTGCTGTCGTCGAGTCCCGCGAATCGCGCGAAGCATTCCTTCGTGAGCCGTCCATTACAGGCGTCCTCAACGCATCACGCCGCGCCAAGATCGCCATCGTCGGTGTCGGCAACGTGGGCATCGGCGCTTCTGGGGCCATCATCGAGTCGATGAACTTGAGCAAAACAGAGCGCAGTCAGTTCGCGGCATCCGGAGCCGTTGGTGACTGCTGCACGCGCTTCTTCGACCGCGACGGAAAGCTTGTGGACTCAGTCGTGAACGATCGTGTAATCGCGATTGACCTTGAGGAGCTCGGCAACATTCCCACCGTCGTCGGCGTTGCTGCCGGAGCGCAGAAGCTCGAGGGCACTCAAGCGGCGCTCACGGGCGGGCTCTTCGATGTGCTGGTGGTCGACTCCGAATTGGCTCTTGCACTGCTCGGCCAGAGCTGA
- a CDS encoding response regulator transcription factor has translation MTRILIVEDESSLSEPLAFLLEREGYETTIADDGLAGLAEFDRNGADLILLDLMLPGLAGTEVCREIRTRSSVPIIMLTAKDSEVDIVVGLELGADDYVTKPYSTRELLARIRAVMRRRTEDIDETDSVLEAGGVRMDVERHTVSVDGEDVTMPLKEFELLELLLRNGGRVLTRGQLIDRVWGADYFGDTKTLDVHIKRIRSKIEKTPSQPTMLVTVRGLGYRFED, from the coding sequence ATGACCCGCATTCTGATCGTCGAAGACGAGTCGTCATTGAGTGAGCCACTCGCGTTCCTTTTGGAGCGCGAAGGCTACGAGACGACGATCGCCGATGACGGGCTCGCTGGGCTTGCCGAGTTTGACCGCAATGGCGCGGACCTCATCCTGCTCGATCTCATGCTGCCCGGCCTGGCCGGCACGGAAGTGTGTCGTGAGATCCGTACACGCTCGAGCGTTCCCATCATCATGCTCACGGCTAAGGACAGCGAAGTGGACATCGTGGTAGGTCTCGAGCTGGGAGCGGACGACTATGTGACCAAGCCATATTCCACTCGTGAACTCTTGGCCCGCATCCGTGCCGTAATGCGCCGTCGCACAGAGGACATCGACGAGACAGACTCGGTTCTTGAAGCCGGGGGAGTGCGGATGGACGTTGAGCGCCACACTGTCTCGGTGGACGGTGAGGACGTCACTATGCCGCTGAAGGAATTCGAACTACTCGAGCTCTTGCTTCGCAACGGTGGTCGTGTGCTCACGCGTGGCCAGCTGATCGATCGAGTGTGGGGCGCCGATTACTTCGGAGACACCAAGACGCTCGACGTTCATATCAAGCGCATCCGTTCGAAGATCGAGAAGACTCCTTCACAGCCGACGATGCTCGTGACGGTTCGCGGGCTCGGTTACCGCTTCGAAGACTAG
- a CDS encoding ABC transporter substrate-binding protein, translated as MKHSIRRTLALAVVAAVSLSSCSTASTDPDREATLTIWNPQDNWRQTTDFYKDKIADFEKEHPNVTVKYVDIPYGQYEARYTAGFASKSDAPDIFMGQVSYYGGALGVADQAPDDLQELWAENLTPLTAGNFKVDGEWSGYPVSSDLGMELFYNIDQFVEVGLDPDSPPETFEELREYADLLATQDSSGTVTRNGMALRYSGNPTGIVDKALPYIHAFGGRLYAEDNSTADGYLNSDETVAGIQYMQDMVTDGVSSLQLGTPDDTFAQGLSSMTFREGWYEGWLKQNAPDVNFGVVPYPTGDAGYPKVSLLFNWAWMVNANSENSDLAWDWMRAISDPELDLELAQLEGYMPVWSENFEDPYVLDRTDYVAVEKQLNEGAGPVYNAPYTNQIATAVGAAIESALQGADVRESLDGAVTEVNELLERGK; from the coding sequence ATGAAACACAGCATTAGACGAACGCTGGCACTCGCAGTAGTGGCCGCGGTCAGTTTGTCGTCATGTTCGACGGCATCGACCGATCCCGACAGGGAGGCGACGTTGACGATTTGGAATCCCCAGGACAACTGGCGCCAAACAACAGACTTTTACAAAGACAAGATCGCAGACTTCGAAAAAGAACACCCCAACGTCACCGTCAAGTACGTCGACATTCCTTACGGCCAGTACGAAGCCCGCTACACCGCAGGGTTCGCGAGCAAGAGCGACGCTCCCGATATCTTCATGGGTCAAGTCTCCTACTACGGCGGCGCGCTTGGCGTCGCCGACCAGGCTCCGGATGACCTGCAGGAATTGTGGGCAGAGAACCTGACTCCTCTCACTGCCGGCAACTTCAAGGTCGATGGCGAATGGAGCGGCTACCCGGTCAGCTCTGACCTGGGCATGGAACTCTTCTACAACATCGACCAGTTCGTCGAGGTTGGCCTTGACCCCGACAGCCCGCCCGAGACCTTCGAAGAACTTCGCGAATACGCCGACCTTCTCGCGACACAGGATTCATCGGGCACCGTCACCCGCAACGGAATGGCCCTTCGCTACTCGGGCAACCCCACTGGCATCGTCGACAAGGCGCTTCCCTACATCCACGCTTTCGGCGGCCGCCTCTATGCAGAAGACAACTCAACCGCCGATGGCTACCTCAACAGCGACGAAACGGTCGCGGGGATTCAGTACATGCAAGACATGGTGACCGACGGCGTTTCAAGCTTGCAGCTTGGCACCCCCGATGACACCTTTGCGCAGGGACTCTCCTCGATGACCTTCCGTGAGGGCTGGTACGAGGGCTGGCTCAAGCAGAACGCCCCCGACGTCAACTTCGGAGTCGTTCCTTATCCGACCGGTGACGCCGGCTACCCCAAAGTGAGCCTGCTATTCAACTGGGCTTGGATGGTCAATGCCAACAGCGAAAACAGTGACCTCGCCTGGGATTGGATGCGGGCGATTTCTGACCCCGAACTCGATCTCGAACTCGCCCAACTCGAGGGCTACATGCCGGTATGGAGCGAGAACTTCGAAGATCCCTATGTTCTCGACCGCACCGACTACGTCGCTGTTGAGAAGCAACTCAATGAAGGTGCAGGCCCGGTTTACAACGCGCCGTACACCAATCAGATCGCAACTGCCGTTGGTGCCGCAATCGAAAGCGCGCTCCAAGGCGCCGACGTCCGCGAGTCACTCGACGGCGCGGTAACCGAAGTCAACGAATTGCTCGAACGAGGCAAGTAA
- a CDS encoding carbohydrate ABC transporter permease, producing the protein MTVPTLGPQKTFSRRTTIRAFLFLAPALFFVVLLFLIPLGYNIVISFFDWSVIGRREFIGIDNYVSVVTSERFINAAGNTLYFTLLGVPIGVVLSLIVALGFNALLWKRGSGLIRALYFAPVVASLTAVAFVWLWIFNPAYGLANSILGFFGIPGQDWLTSDGQVIPSLAIMYIWARLGFNVIILVAGLNGIDRSYYEAARLDGAGPLRMLWSITLPLLNKQLVLVISVEVMNAFKLFELPFVATKGGPVGSSRSMVMEIYELAFRLDRWGEAAVYVVIFFVFLVAITAVIRKIFTKDISE; encoded by the coding sequence ATGACAGTCCCCACTCTCGGGCCCCAGAAGACGTTCTCTCGGCGCACCACCATTCGAGCGTTCCTCTTCCTTGCCCCCGCGCTGTTCTTCGTCGTTCTGTTGTTCCTCATTCCCCTGGGTTACAACATCGTCATCAGTTTCTTTGACTGGTCCGTTATCGGACGACGCGAGTTCATCGGTATTGACAACTACGTGTCTGTAGTAACGAGCGAACGTTTCATCAACGCCGCAGGCAACACCCTGTACTTCACACTCCTCGGAGTGCCAATCGGTGTGGTCCTCTCGTTGATCGTCGCGCTCGGATTCAATGCCCTGCTGTGGAAACGTGGATCTGGACTGATACGGGCGCTGTATTTTGCGCCCGTCGTCGCCTCGCTCACCGCGGTGGCATTTGTATGGCTGTGGATCTTCAATCCGGCCTATGGGCTTGCCAATAGCATCCTCGGATTCTTTGGCATCCCTGGGCAGGACTGGCTCACGAGCGATGGGCAAGTGATTCCCTCGCTCGCGATCATGTACATCTGGGCACGTCTCGGATTCAATGTGATCATCCTGGTGGCAGGGCTCAATGGAATTGATCGTTCCTACTACGAAGCGGCCCGTCTCGATGGTGCCGGGCCGCTTCGCATGCTGTGGTCGATCACTCTGCCGCTGCTCAACAAGCAACTAGTACTCGTCATCAGCGTCGAAGTCATGAATGCGTTCAAGCTCTTCGAGCTCCCCTTCGTCGCCACCAAGGGCGGGCCGGTGGGATCAAGCCGCTCGATGGTAATGGAAATTTACGAGCTGGCATTCCGCCTTGACCGCTGGGGCGAAGCGGCTGTCTACGTCGTGATCTTCTTCGTGTTCTTAGTAGCGATCACCGCCGTTATCCGCAAAATCTTTACAAAGGACATCTCAGAATGA
- a CDS encoding IclR family transcriptional regulator: protein MSQTVSRAIDILEYCSEHPRELREIAAELGVHRTTALRILQTMSAAGFVRKDDFGRYGVGFRLAGLAQSAINQFDLRTVVHPYIVRLSEATNHTIQFAVPQEGHIVYVDKIEPVQSISLNTTIGGFVVLHTAGVSKAILANLDIPARDHILANATFTSYTPNTITTKREFLERLTTVKERGWATDEGEFDVVSNCIAAPVWDHNERVTGAISITSFREKADITELVKNIDDLLDTTTAISRELGWRPRNEDATAEA from the coding sequence ATGTCACAGACTGTGAGCAGGGCGATCGACATCCTCGAGTACTGCAGCGAGCACCCTCGTGAACTTCGGGAGATCGCCGCAGAGCTTGGCGTGCATCGAACGACAGCGCTCAGGATTCTGCAAACGATGTCGGCGGCAGGGTTCGTTCGCAAAGATGACTTTGGCCGCTACGGAGTGGGATTTCGCCTCGCTGGGCTTGCTCAGTCCGCCATCAATCAGTTCGATTTGCGCACCGTGGTTCATCCCTACATTGTTCGACTCTCTGAAGCAACGAATCACACGATCCAGTTCGCAGTTCCCCAAGAGGGACATATTGTTTACGTCGACAAGATCGAGCCGGTTCAAAGCATCAGTCTTAACACCACAATCGGGGGATTCGTGGTGCTGCACACCGCCGGCGTCAGCAAGGCGATTCTTGCAAACCTTGATATCCCGGCCCGCGATCACATCTTGGCTAATGCAACCTTCACGAGCTACACGCCGAACACCATCACGACTAAGCGCGAGTTTCTCGAACGACTAACCACCGTCAAAGAGCGCGGTTGGGCGACCGATGAGGGAGAATTCGATGTCGTTTCGAATTGCATCGCGGCGCCGGTGTGGGATCACAACGAGCGCGTCACTGGTGCTATCTCGATCACATCGTTCCGAGAGAAGGCCGACATCACTGAACTCGTCAAGAACATTGACGACCTCTTGGACACGACCACCGCGATCTCGCGTGAACTCGGGTGGCGCCCACGAAACGAAGACGCCACCGCTGAGGCCTAG